Proteins co-encoded in one Colletes latitarsis isolate SP2378_abdomen chromosome 13, iyColLati1, whole genome shotgun sequence genomic window:
- the Ing5 gene encoding inhibitor of growth protein 5, whose protein sequence is MTTALYLEHYLDSLEHLPIELQRNFTLMRDLDARAQGLMKDIDKLADDYLKNLKTESPEKKKEQLTHIQNLFNKAKEYGDDKVQLAIQTYELVDKHIRRLDSDLARFEAEIQDKALNNSRAQEENNASKKGRKKLKEKEKRKKGAAGASSEDESKTARKKQKKGGSVTSASSAGAVGSGAQVDSTALGHPADVLDMPVDPNEPTYCLCHQVSYGEMIGCDNPDCPIEWFHFACVGLTTKPKGKWYCPKCTQDRKKK, encoded by the exons ATGACGACAGCACTGTATCTGGAACACTATTTGGATA GTTTAGAGCATCTACCCATCGAGTTGCAAAGAAACTTCACATTGATGCGAGATCTGGATGCAAGGGCGCAAGGATTGATGAAAGACATAGACAAATTAGCGGAtgactatttaaaaaatttgaagacAGAGTCTCCGGAGAAGAAGAAGGAGCAACTGACTCACATTCAGAATTTATTCAATAAGGCGAAGGAATATGGCGACGACAAGGTACAGTTGGCGATACAAACTTACGAATTGGTAGATAAACATATTAGAAGGTTAGACTCGGATTTGGCAAGGTTCGAAGCAGAGATACAAGACAAGGCTTTGAACAATAGTAGAGCTCAGGAGGAGAACAATGCCAGTAAAAAGGGTAGAAAGAAGttgaaggaaaaggagaaacgaAAGAAAGGCGCCGCTGGGGCTAGTAGCGAAGATGAATCGAAAACTGCTAGGAAAAAGCAGAAGAAAG GTGGATCTGTTACTTCTGCTTCGTCTGCTGGTGCTGTAGGAAGCGGTGCACAAGTTGATTCTACAGCGCTTGGACACCCAGCGGATGTTCTGGACATGCCAGTCGATCCCAACGAACCAACATACTGTTTATGCCACCAAGTTTCTTACGGAGAAATGATTGGTTGCGACAATCCAGAC TGTCCCATAGAGTGGTTCCACTTTGCTTGTGTTGGACTAACTACGAAACCTAAAGGGAAATGGTATTGTCCTAAATGTACACAAGacagaaagaaaaaataa
- the LOC143349459 gene encoding mpv17-like protein 2, whose protein sequence is MTVWRKLFGKYLLVTNTVSCGLMMAAADLIQQRSEFWKRNNNLLPDGTRIIAASLEDDSESTEMYVHDYVRTKNMTTVGLVQGPFHHWFYIFLDKVLPGRNALSVIKKTCLDQTIASPTCLGIFFVGLGILEHRKIEEICEELEVKLYDTWKIDCCFWPPMQCVNFFFIPFRYRVLYTNFMTMIYDIFLSYMKYDAEYQ, encoded by the exons ATGACCGTCTGGCGGAAGTTATTTG GCAAGTACCTGTTGGTAACGAACACAGTGAGTTGTGGTCTGATGATGGCAGCCGCAGACCTAATTCAACAACGCAGTGAATTTTGGAAAAGGAATAACAATCTTTTGCCAGATGGAACTCGAATAATTGCAGCATCTCTGGAAGACGATTCAGAAAGCACAGAAATGTACGTGCACGATTATGTTCGAACTAAAAATATGACAACGGTGGGTTTGGTTCAAGGTCCTTTCCATCACTGGTTCTACATATTTTTGGATAAAGTATTGCCTGGAAGAAACGCGTTATCAGTGATTAAAAAGACATGCTTAGACCAAACCATAGCAAGTCCCACATGTTTGGGAATATTTTTCGTAGGTCTTGGAATACTTGAACATCGAAAGATTGAGGAAATCTGCGAGGAATTGGAAGTGAAACTCTATGACACGTGGAAA ATCGATTGCTGTTTCTGGCCTCCCATGCAGTGTGTGAATTTCTTTTTCATACCTTTTCGCTACCGTGTGTTGTACACAAACTTCATGACAATGATCTACGACATTTTCTTATCCTACATGAAATAC gatgCTGAATACCAATGA
- the LOC143349482 gene encoding uncharacterized protein LOC143349482 → MGFSKMIKRMLYANFASCSSKAIGILAPLTIPPLHIAFLYYFWQEYSRDVDKQYCSCSCWDTVFKGSYESGIASYKHMYFNATANTLKIWTTIVIGVITFYETMKHLTRLAFLNRLRFSMMILFSTAIFSHYYTWWVYMNYWNDEFYSQWYHQLFFSITELISTLLVIHLADSKNPVTHRKAFGIAAIAILHIVAGGWDQFVANVVRGEGYTHQVVRDLGFMIPDILHVAIPLWAVKWKNIYNLPGSAKRDPSIRRDLAYMLGMICIGLCICAIL, encoded by the exons ATGGGTTTCTCAAAGATGATAAAACGCATGCTGTATGCGAACTTTGCGTCGTGTAGCTCGAAAGCAATAGGAATATTAGCTCCGTTAACGATACCACCGTTGCATATTGCATTTTTGTATTACTTTTGGCAAGAGTACTCACGCGACGTTGATAAGCAGTATTGTTCGTGTTCATGTTGGGACACGGTATTTAAAG GATCGTACGAATCTGGCATCGCTTCTTACAAGCACATGTATTTCAACGCCACCGCAAACACTTTAAAAATATGGACGACCATTGTAATCGGCGTAATCACGTTTTATGAGACAATGAAACATTTGACGCGGCTAGCATTTCTAAATCGTCTTAGATTTTCTATGATGATTCTTTTCTCGACTGCTATCTTTTCGCATTATTATACTTGGTGGGTTTATATGAATTATTGGAACGATGAGTTCTATTCCCAATGGTACCATCAATTGTTCTTTTCTATCACCGAGCTGATTTCTACTCTCCTGGTTATACATCTGGCGGATAGTAAAAATCCAGTGACTCATAGAAAAGCATTCGGAATAGCTGCTATAGCTATTTTACATATCGTAGCAGGTGGCTGGGATCAATTTGTTGCTAACGTCGTTAGAGGAGAAGGTTACACGCATCAG GTTGTACGTGATCTTGGATTTATGATCCCAGACATTCTTCATGTTGCTATTCCATTGTGGGCTGTTAAatggaaaaatatatataatcttCCTGGTTCAGCCAAACGAGATCCTAGTATCAGAAGAGATCTAGCGTATATGTTGGGAATGATATGCATTGGATTGTGCATTTGTGCCATATTGTAA
- the Eif2bgamma gene encoding eukaryotic translation initiation factor 2B subunit gamma isoform X1 encodes MHDALNYVKSGHIATTIRKEMYKEFQAIVLAGGGGSRMTELTQGQHKCLLPIGNIPMIWYPLCLLERAGFKEAIVVVSENTEHDVSLSLNKLNLKIKTDIVAVEDAEDLGTADSIRLIHEKITTDFLVISCDLITNIDIREILDLYRKYNATITALMLPTPKLPEDFTTPGPKNKQKPETDLIGIDNETGRLIFLASASDFKKTINISQTLLKKHTNFTIHSKLMDAHLYVINKWVLDFLVHNKNFSTLKGELLPYIVSKQLSKPKQCKDDKNTSIIKVDLKEDIFRFAVEKPLDELIRKMSAYNDHSTDLEDAYHGDIIRCYAHIVDGKFGLRANTIQMYHFANAKISDWWTNDNNKVYVPNISNTATIHSTQIQDCHVNDNAIINEKTSLKQSHIGSNAIVESKTRISQSVVMENVTIKQRCIINNCILCNGCIIEEGSELKDCVVGPQHVVTSGSQHAREVLTDPDKLIEI; translated from the exons aTGCACGATGCACTAAATTATGTCAAATCTGGCCACATTGCTACCAC CATACGCAAAGAAATGTACAAAGAATTCCAAGCAATTGTGCTTGCCGGTGGAGGAGGATCTCGTATGACGGAATTGACACAAGGACAACATAAATGTTTGCTTCCAATCGGAAATATACCTATGATTTGGTACCCTCTTTGCCTCTTGGAGCGTGCAGGTTTTAAAGAGGCTATTGTTGTCGTGTCCGAAAATACAGAGCACGACGTATCGTTgtcgttaaataaattaaaccttaAAATTAAAACAGACATTGTTGCTGTAGAGGATGCAGAAGATCTTGGAACCGCAGATTCCATCAGACTGATTCACGAGAAAATTACCACTGATTTCTTAGTGATCTCGTGCGATTTAATCACCAACATCGACATTCGCGAAATTTTGGATCTATACAGGAAATACAATGCAACCATTACAGCGTTAATGTTGCCCACGCCTAAACTGCCAGAGGATTTCACAACGCCAGGCCCTAAAAACAAACAGAAACCAGAGACTGATTTAATTGGCATCGACAACGAAACAGGACGTCTAATTTTTCTGGCCTCAGCCTCTGATTTCAAGAAAACTATTAATATTTCACAGACGCTCCTTAAGAAACACACAAATTTCACTATTCATTCGAAATTGATGGACGCTCATTTATACGTTATTAATAAATGGGTTTTGGATTTCTTGGTGCACAATAA AAATTTTAGTACATTGAAAGGAGAGCTTCTTCCATATATTGTTAGCAAACAATTGTCCAAACCGAAACAATGTAAGGATGACAAGAATACTTCGATAATAAAAGTTGATTTGAAAGAAGATATCTTCCGCTTTGCTGTGGAAAAGCCATTAGACGAGTTAATTAGGAAAATGTCAGCTTATAATGATCACAGTACGGATTTAGAGGATGCATATCATGGTGATATAATTAGGTGTTACGCACACATTGTGGATGGAAAATTTGGGTTAAGAGCAAACACTATACAGATGTATCACTTTGCTAACGCCAag atatcAGATTGGTGGACTAATGACAACAACAAAGTTTATGTACCGAATATTTCAAACACAGCAACGATACATAGTACGCAAATACAAGATTGTCATGTAAACGACAATGCTATTATTAATGAGAAAACATCCCTTAAACAAAGTCACATTGGATCAAATGCAATCGTTGAATCGAAAACTAGAATTTCACAGAGCGTTGTAATGGAAAATGTGACAATCAAGCAAag ATGCATAATAAACAATTGCATATTGTGTAATGGTTGCATCATCGAAGAAGGTTCAGAATTAAAGGACTGTGTGGTGGGTCCACAACACGTTGTGACCTCTGGAAGTCAACATGCTCGTGAAGTTCTTACAGATCCTGACAAACTCATAGAAATTTAA
- the Bai gene encoding transmembrane emp24 domain-containing protein bai, whose amino-acid sequence MNLLEMQRTLFIFATLIAYVHCIRFYLEPNSLKCLKEEVQANVLVAGEYEVSVTPSVKTEYVIRDSKGHILHKKDDIPHGKMLKFTFVTEVYDTFEICFMAHALQPSFSGTIKENKQEIYLITKRGIEAKSYEGIGEAAKLKPSEVELKRLEDLSEAIVKDFARMRKNEEEMRDTNETTNTRVLHFSIFSTCWLLALSTWQVFYLRRFFKAKKLIE is encoded by the exons ATGAACCTCCTCGAAATGCAGAGAACATTATTTATTTTCGCAACGTTGATCGCGTACGTGCATTGCATAAGGTTCTATCTGGAGCCTAAttcgttaaaatgtttaaaagaaGAAGTTCAAGCGAACGTTCTGGTAGCTGGAGAATACGAAGTTTCCGTCACGCCGTCCGTTAAAACCGAATATGTC ATACGAGACTCCAAGGGACATATTCTACACAAAAAGGACGACATACCTCATGGAAAAATGTTAAAATTCACATTTGTCACGGAAGTGTACGACACGTTCGAGATTTGCTTCATGGCCCACGCTTTGCAACCATCTTTCTCCGGCA CGATAAAAGAGAACAAACAAGAGATTTATTTAATTACAAAGCGAGGAATCGAGGCAAAGAGCTACGAAGGA ATAGGCGAAGCAGCAAAACTGAAACCTTCGGAAGTGGAATTAAAACGTTTGGAAGACTTGTCTGAAGCAATTGTTAAAGATTTTGctcgaatgcgaaagaatgaagaaGAAATGAGGGACACCAACG AGACAACAAACACTCGAGTGTTGCATTTCAGTATATTTTCCACGTGTTGGCTGTTGGCGCTTTCAACTTGGCAGGTCTTCTATCTGAGACGCTTTTTCAAAGCGAAGAAACTCATTGAGTAA
- the Eif2bgamma gene encoding eukaryotic translation initiation factor 2B subunit gamma isoform X2 has protein sequence MYKEFQAIVLAGGGGSRMTELTQGQHKCLLPIGNIPMIWYPLCLLERAGFKEAIVVVSENTEHDVSLSLNKLNLKIKTDIVAVEDAEDLGTADSIRLIHEKITTDFLVISCDLITNIDIREILDLYRKYNATITALMLPTPKLPEDFTTPGPKNKQKPETDLIGIDNETGRLIFLASASDFKKTINISQTLLKKHTNFTIHSKLMDAHLYVINKWVLDFLVHNKNFSTLKGELLPYIVSKQLSKPKQCKDDKNTSIIKVDLKEDIFRFAVEKPLDELIRKMSAYNDHSTDLEDAYHGDIIRCYAHIVDGKFGLRANTIQMYHFANAKISDWWTNDNNKVYVPNISNTATIHSTQIQDCHVNDNAIINEKTSLKQSHIGSNAIVESKTRISQSVVMENVTIKQRCIINNCILCNGCIIEEGSELKDCVVGPQHVVTSGSQHAREVLTDPDKLIEI, from the exons ATGTACAAAGAATTCCAAGCAATTGTGCTTGCCGGTGGAGGAGGATCTCGTATGACGGAATTGACACAAGGACAACATAAATGTTTGCTTCCAATCGGAAATATACCTATGATTTGGTACCCTCTTTGCCTCTTGGAGCGTGCAGGTTTTAAAGAGGCTATTGTTGTCGTGTCCGAAAATACAGAGCACGACGTATCGTTgtcgttaaataaattaaaccttaAAATTAAAACAGACATTGTTGCTGTAGAGGATGCAGAAGATCTTGGAACCGCAGATTCCATCAGACTGATTCACGAGAAAATTACCACTGATTTCTTAGTGATCTCGTGCGATTTAATCACCAACATCGACATTCGCGAAATTTTGGATCTATACAGGAAATACAATGCAACCATTACAGCGTTAATGTTGCCCACGCCTAAACTGCCAGAGGATTTCACAACGCCAGGCCCTAAAAACAAACAGAAACCAGAGACTGATTTAATTGGCATCGACAACGAAACAGGACGTCTAATTTTTCTGGCCTCAGCCTCTGATTTCAAGAAAACTATTAATATTTCACAGACGCTCCTTAAGAAACACACAAATTTCACTATTCATTCGAAATTGATGGACGCTCATTTATACGTTATTAATAAATGGGTTTTGGATTTCTTGGTGCACAATAA AAATTTTAGTACATTGAAAGGAGAGCTTCTTCCATATATTGTTAGCAAACAATTGTCCAAACCGAAACAATGTAAGGATGACAAGAATACTTCGATAATAAAAGTTGATTTGAAAGAAGATATCTTCCGCTTTGCTGTGGAAAAGCCATTAGACGAGTTAATTAGGAAAATGTCAGCTTATAATGATCACAGTACGGATTTAGAGGATGCATATCATGGTGATATAATTAGGTGTTACGCACACATTGTGGATGGAAAATTTGGGTTAAGAGCAAACACTATACAGATGTATCACTTTGCTAACGCCAag atatcAGATTGGTGGACTAATGACAACAACAAAGTTTATGTACCGAATATTTCAAACACAGCAACGATACATAGTACGCAAATACAAGATTGTCATGTAAACGACAATGCTATTATTAATGAGAAAACATCCCTTAAACAAAGTCACATTGGATCAAATGCAATCGTTGAATCGAAAACTAGAATTTCACAGAGCGTTGTAATGGAAAATGTGACAATCAAGCAAag ATGCATAATAAACAATTGCATATTGTGTAATGGTTGCATCATCGAAGAAGGTTCAGAATTAAAGGACTGTGTGGTGGGTCCACAACACGTTGTGACCTCTGGAAGTCAACATGCTCGTGAAGTTCTTACAGATCCTGACAAACTCATAGAAATTTAA
- the LOC143349460 gene encoding uncharacterized protein LOC143349460, whose product MKETTGTVNSMINNRNRDCLGCRIFSGCGLIGSGFYVSYHSKKFQRNIGKSVMYSIGSGLILLGTARVLDLPPFRKQFNHG is encoded by the exons ATGAAAGAAACGACGGGTACAGTGAACAGCATGATTAATAATCGAAATCGAGATTGTTTAGGATGCAGAATTTTTAGTGGTTGTGGTCTGATTGGTTCTGGCTTCTATGTTTCTTATCACTCGAAGAAATTTCagagaaatattggaaaatcTGTTATGTACTCGATTGGAAGTG GATTAATACTCCTTGGTACTGCTCGGGTTTTGGATCTTCCACCGTTTCGTAAACAATTTAACCACGGATAA
- the Beta3galtii gene encoding beta-1,3-galactosyltransferase 6 — MTLLPLRLSSKNFDKMIRKKFHVKLNIPTLLILICIVLLCVHYLPSTKCSSNVQELKSKSKFRLVIIILSMPDNLEQRAVIRKTWLGQKYATVEHLFVIGTLDILPEQRETLQSEKHKFNDLLLLPRLPDAYATLTKKVLYAFKEVYEHYEFNFLMKCDDDSFVLTHKILKELDKWESKGTRKELYWGFFNGKAQVRRSGPWKETEWILCDYYLPYALGGGYVLSYNLVKFIASNMDILKLYKAEDVSVGLWLAPLANIERKHDVRFDTEYRSRGCSNQYIVTHKQTIASMKNMFEYFQASGALCAKETRNRMSYHYNWTVPPSQCCNVQSGIP; from the exons ATGACGCTTCTACCACTGAGATTGTCGTCAAAGAATTTTGACAAGATGATTAGGAAAAAGTTTCACGTGAAACTAAATATTCCAACATTATTAATTCTAATATGTATCGTTCTCCTGTGCGTGCATTATTTGCCTTCCACAAAGTGTTCATCCAATGTACAAGAATTGAAAAGCAAGTCGAAATTTAGACTCGTGATAATCATACTCTCCATGCCTGATAATTTGGAGCAGCGAGCCGTAATAAGGAAAACTTGGCTGGGGCAAAAATATGCCACCGTCGAGCATCTGTTCGTAATAGGAACCTTAGATATACTGCCAGAGCAACGAGAAACTCTTCAATCCGAGAAACACAAATTCAACGACTTGCTTCTGCTACCAAGATTGCCGGATGCGTACGCGACTCTGACAAAAAAGGTTTTGTACGCGTTTAAGGAGGTCTACGAGCATTACGAGTTCAATTTCTTGATGAAATGCGACGACGATTCGTTTGTTCTGACGCACAAGATTCTGAAGGAGTTGGATAAGTGGGAAAGCAAAGGAACAAGGAAGGAATTGTATTGGGGTTTCTTCAATGGAAAGGCCCAAGTCAGGAGAAGCGGACCTTGGAAGGAAACGGAGTGGATACTATGCGATTATTATCTTCCGTATGCACTGGGAGGTGGATATGTTCTGTCGTACAATCTAGTGAAGTTCATCGCATCGAACATGGACATTCTCAA aTTATACAAGGCGGAAGATGTGTCTGTTGGTCTGTGGCTAGCTCCGTTAGCAAACATCGAAAGGAAACACGATGTACGTTTCGATACGGAATACAGATCCCGTGGATGTTCTAATCAGTACATCGTTACACATAAACAGACTATTGCTAGCATGAAAAATATGTTTGAATATTTCCAAGCATCTGGAGCGCTGTGTGCAAAAGAAACAAGAAACCGTATGAGCTATCATTATAATTGGACAGTTCCACCTAGTCAATGTTGCAATGTGCAATCTGGTATTCCCTAA
- the Rpl37-1 gene encoding ribosomal protein L37-1, whose protein sequence is MTKGTSSFGKRRNKTHTLCRRCGRSSYHIQKSQCAQCGYPEKKMRSYNWSVKAKRRKTTGTGRMRYLKIVRRKFKNGFREGLPKPKIVSTK, encoded by the exons ATG ACGAAGGGTACGTCGAGTTTTGGAAAACGGCGGAACAAGACTCACACATTGTGCAGACGATGTGGACGGAGTTCATACCACATCCAGAAATCACAATGTGCACAGTGTGGGTATCCTGAGAAGAAGATGCGATCTT ATAACTGGTCGGTGAAGGCCAAGAGGAGGAAGACGACTGGCACTGGTCGTATGCGTTATTTGAAGATCGTTCGGCGTAAATTCAA gAATGGATTCAGGGAAGGTTTGCCAAAACCAAAGATCGTTTCAACTAAATAA
- the Trmt6 gene encoding tRNA methyltransferase 6 non-catalytic subunit, with translation MCDSETDVITIGKYVIVKKLNYKKIYKVTANGSLTLGKNLVDMGEIIGKRFWTSFEMIPSKDGKRSFFLKEATETESWNDLLSTLSKGNDNRSIVDDGNSQKLSKEEIVQLQESGKSGKEIVGSLIENNKSFLDRTEYSQEKYLKKKEQKYLRHLTVCKPSISSLHAVYFKLDHNKIGNLRMDALAQLLSYSDVQSNGLYILYSSGSQGLPAAAMLNRIGADTEGYLINLHPGNVPQTTIVHAMNFPKEQLERLVNVNIYSFLRLYYQGESAVLNNILALKKIRDNCTDKTKENVDGTIENSCIDGQILENKETENKEYLKIVSDTNEISEEQSTVKRKLDELNSAEVVPSKRPKWLLETQHAVDLVRNSKARGLAIVAKEHPLNIVMALLPFLGASRPFVIHHVYREPLQETYMVLKQRQNVINLRLFSNFLRSYQVLPDRTHPDILTSDTGGYLLTGYLVE, from the coding sequence ATGTGTGATTCCGAGACAGACGTAATTACGATAGGAAAATACGTGATAGTGAAGAAATTGAATTATAAGAAAATTTACAAGGTTACCGCAAATGGTAGTTTGACTCTAGGAAAGAACCTGGTGGATATGGGTGAAATAATCGGGAAACGATTTTGGACCAGTTTCGAGATGATACCGTCCAAAGATGGAAAACGGTCGTTTTTCTTGAAAGAGGCAACGGAAACCGAGTCATGGAACGATTTGCTGAGCACTCTGTCCAAAGGAAACGACAATCGATCCATCGTCGACGATGGTAACTCACAGAAGCTCTCGAAGGAAGAAATTGTTCAGTTGCAGGAATCTGGGAAGAGTGGGAAAGAGATTGTAGGCAGCTTGATCGAGAACAATAAGTCTTTCCTGGATAGAACTGAATACTCCCAAGAGAAATATCTGAAAAAGAAGGAACAAAAATATCTCAGGCATTTGACAGTTTGTAAACCGAGTATAAGTTCTCTGCATGCTGTTTACTTTAAGTTGGATCATAATAAAATTGGAAATTTGCGTATGGATGCATTGGCGCAATTGTTGTCGTACAGTGACGTTCAATCGAATGGATTGTATATATTGTACAGTAGTGGATCGCAAGGTTTGCCAGCAGCTGCGATGTTAAATAGAATCGGAGCAGACACGGAGGGATATCTGATTAATTTGCATCCTGGAAATGTGCCCCAAACCACAATTGTCCACGCCATGAACTTTCCTAAAGAACAGTTGGAGAGACTGGTCAATGTCAATATTTATAGCTTTTTAAGATTGTATTATCAAGGGGAAAGCGCTgttttgaataatattttagcattGAAGAAGATTCGTGATAATTGCACAGATAAAACTAAAGAAAATGTTGATGGTACCATAGAAAACAGTTGTATAGATGGTCAAATCTTAGAAAACAAGGAAACGGAGaataaagaatatttaaaaattgttagcGATACAAATGAGATTTCTGAGGAACAGAGTACAGTAAAACGAAAGTTAGACGAATTAAATTCTGCAGAAGTTGTGCCTTCAAAAAGACCTAAGTGGTTATTGGAAACACAACACGCAGTAGATCTTGTGCGGAATTCAAAAGCTCGTGGATTGGCTATTGTGGCCAAGGAACATCCATTGAATATTGTAATGGCTCTTTTGCCCTTTTTAGGAGCGTCCAGGCCGTTTGTGATTCATCATGTTTATCGAGAACCTCTCCAAGAGACATATATGGTGTTAAAACAAAGACAGAATGTTATTAATTTAAGACTGTTCTCCAATTTCTTGCGTTCCTATCAAGTGTTGCCAGACAGGACACACCCTGACATTTTAACCAGTGATACAGGTGGTTATTTACTAACAGGATACTTAgttgaataa